In the Telopea speciosissima isolate NSW1024214 ecotype Mountain lineage chromosome 2, Tspe_v1, whole genome shotgun sequence genome, one interval contains:
- the LOC122652799 gene encoding protein SYS1 homolog, protein MFYGAMVWDPWLILSQIVCLQCLYYVTLGLFMFILVGTRVSRMSLIYFFDYSTLTISTVTGWCVIGSFLLSALAGAFYVFHLVERAKKCLDFAATLYIVHLFICIIYGGWPSSITWWVVSGTGLAVMVFLGEWLCMRREQSEIPLTRYRSNV, encoded by the exons ATGTTCTATGGGGCGATGGTATGGGATCCCTGGCTCATTCTCTCCCAGATTGTGTGCCTTCAATGTTTATATTATGTCACGCTGGGACTATTCATGTTCATTCTTGTTGGGACTCGGGTATCACGAATGAGCCTTATATATTTCTTTGATTACTCAACTCTCACTATTTCCACGGTAACTGGTTGGTGTGTCATTGGTTCGTTTCTACTCAGCGCGCTTGCCGG GGCTTTTTATGTGTTTCATTTGGTTGAGAGAGCCAAAAAGTGCTTAGACTTTGCAGCCACCCTCTATATTGTCCATCTCTTTATTTGCATAATATATGGAGGATGGCCATCCTCAATTACATGGTGGGTTGTAAGTGGTACTGGTCTTGCAGTGATGGTCTTTCTTGGTGAATGGTTGTGCATGCGACGCGAGCAGAGTGAAATTCCCTTAACACGATATCGTTCAA ATGTTTGA
- the LOC122652798 gene encoding probable sulfate transporter 3.4 — protein MGVNTNRVAGQETTLKIQTDSLPPLEIHRVCLPPNKTGFERLRHRLSEIFFPDDPLHRLKNQTLSKKFILSLQYLFPIFQWGPTYSLSLLKSDVISGLTIASLAIPQGISYAKLANLPAIIGLYSSFVPPLIYSILGSSRHLAVGPVSIASLVMGSMLEETVSHLEDPVLYLQLAFTATFFAGVFQASLGLLRLGFIIDFLSKATLVGFMAGAAIIVSLQQLKGLLGIAHFTTKMQIVPVMSSVLHHRKEWSWQTIVMGMCFLIFLLATRHISMRKPKLFWVSAAAPLTSVILSTVLVFFLREHVINHIPTIGNLQQGLNPPSANMLYFHGPYLSLAIKTGIITGILSLTEGIAVGRTFASLKNYQVDGNKEMMAIGMMNMAGSCSSCYVTSGSFSRSAVNYNAGAQSVVSNIVMAATVLVTLLFLMPLFKYTPNLVLAAIIITAVIGLIDYQSAFNLWKVDKLDCLACLCAFFGVLFISVQIGLAIAIGISIFKILLHVTRPNTVLLGNIPGTQIYQNLIRYGDAKRVPYFLILGIESPIYFANSTYLQERILRWVREEEERIQVNKDCSIKFLILDMTAVTAIDTSGIEAISELKKMLEKRSIKLVLANPVIEVMEKLHRSTILESFGMDGLYLTVGEAVAAISLSLFKGQP, from the exons ATGGGTGTCAACACCAATAGAGTAGCAGGGCAGGAAACCACTTTGAAAATCCAGACTGATTCTTTACCACCATTAGAGATACACAGAGTATGTTTACCACCCAACAAAACCGGTTTTGAAAGGCTTAGACATAGGCTTTCTGAGATTTTCTTCCCAGATGATCCTCTTCATAGGCTTAAAAACCAGACACTCTCGAAGAaattcattctttctcttcaataTCTCTTCCCCATATTTCAGTGGGGGCCAACTTACAGTCTCAGTCTTCTTAAGTCTGATGTTATCTCTGGACTCACCATTGCCAGTTTGGCAATCCCACAG GGAATTAGTTATGCAAAGCTTGCAAATTTGCCTGCTATAATTGGGCTTT ACTCCAGCTTTGTTCCACCATTGATCTATTCTATCCTTGGGAGTTCCAGACATCTTGCTGTTGGTCCAGTTTCAATAGCATCTCTTGTCATGGGCTCAATGCTTGAAGAGACAGTCTCCCATCTAGAAGATCCAGTTCTTTATCTTCAGTTGGCCTTCACTGCCACCTTCTTTGCTGGTGTATTTCAGGCTTCTCTTGGACTGCTTAG GTTAGGCTTCATCATTGATTTTCTCTCCAAGGCTACCCTGGTTGGATTCATGGCTGGGGCAGCAATTATAGTATCCCTTCAACAGCTGAAAGGGTTGCTTGGAATTGCTCACTTCACAACCAAGATGCAAATTGTTCCTGTAATGTCATCTGTTTTACATCACAGAAAAGAG TGGTCATGGCAAACCATAGTGATGGGCATGTGTTTCTTGATCTTTCTATTGGCAACAAGGCATATT AGCATGAGGAAACCAAAGCTTTTCTGGGTCTCTGCAGCCGCTCCATTAACATCGGTTATTCTATCAACTGTTCTGGTTTTCTTCCTTAGAGAACATGTTATTAATCACATCCCCACA attggaaacttacaACAAGGTCTAAACCCACCTTCAGCAAACATGCTGTACTTTCATGGACCTTATCTTTCCCTTGCTATTAAAACGGGGATTATAACTGGAATCTTATCTCTCACT GAGGGAATTGCAGTTGGAAGGACATTTGCTTCCCTAAAAAATTACCAAGTTGATGGGAACAAAGAAATGATGGCAATTGGAATGATGAACATGGCTGGTTCTTGCTCCTCATGCTATGTTACTAGTG GATCCTTCTCTCGCTCCGCTGTAAACTATAACGCTGGAGCCCAATCAGTGGTTTCAAACATAGTAATGGCAGCAACTGTACTAGTGACACTGCTGTTCCTCATGCCTCTGTTTAAGTATACTCCAAATTTAGTCTTGGCGGCGATAATTATAACAGCCGTGATTGGGTTGATCGACTATCAAAGCGCGTTTAATTTATGGAAGGTTGACAAGCTTGATTGCTTGGCTTGTCTTTGTGCCTTCTTTGGTGTTCTCTTCATCTCTGTCCAAATTGGTCTTGCCATTGCT ATCGGAATCTCAATCTTCAAGATTTTATTGCATGTGACGAGGCCGAACACAGTTCTTTTGGGGAATATTCCGGGGACCCAAATATACCAAAATCTTATCCGTTATGGAGACGCTAAGAGAGTTCCCTACTTCCTCATCCTTGGAATCGAATCACCCATATACTTTGCAAATTCCACTTACCTCCAAGAAAG AATACTAAGATGGgtcagagaagaggaagaaagaatcCAAGTAAATAAGGATTGTTCTATAAAGTTCTTAATTTTGGACATGACTG CTGTGACAGCCATTGATACAAGTGGAATTGAAGCAATAAGTGAACTTAAAAAGATGCTTGAGAAAAGGTCAATTAAG CTTGTGTTGGCAAATCCTGTTATAGAAGTAATGGAAAAACTCCACAGATCTACTATTTTAGAGTCATTTGGAATGGATGGGCTGTATCTGACTGTTGGTGAAGCTGTAGCTGCCATATCTTTGTCACTCTTCAAGGGTCAGCCATGA